In Aethina tumida isolate Nest 87 chromosome 2, icAetTumi1.1, whole genome shotgun sequence, the DNA window GTTCGCTTCTCAAAGAGTACGTGTCATgccttggccagcacaaaatCCAGACCTCAGTACAATGGAAAACctttgagaagaaattgatCGGAAAATCCCTGCAAATAGACtgtcaaatataaaagaactctacgaagaagttcaaaacCATTCGAAAGAAATttcgaacgattatattgaaaagctacCAAAATTAATGAGGaaaaggtgtttagaagttattaaaaataatggatatgctactagatattaaataaaagaaggctaaatgtacataaagttgttttattttaaagttgctctacttttgacccttgaatatatttcaaatattaataaatacctaactaaacccactaataaacaattatattgatgtATTGTTTCTATCAAACATAAgtgcataactgacaataatatgaaaattgaaacgtacacttttatcaagataaataaaatgttctaaagttgctctacatatgagcaaTAGTGtaagtattatataaaagaGCTACTATTAATATATCCTTTTTCATCAGAAATTTGGTTTAAACGGTAAATaactcataaaaatatgacaaataacTTTCGGGAAGTTCAATAACTCAATAACAAAGAGTTTGTAATGTGTGGTTAAATTTAGACAAAGTATATACGTACCAGCAGATTTTGAGCCTCCTTTGTCACCTTTATCTAGAACACAAAGGATTAAATTAAAgtgcatatttaaatttgtactctttttcaatttaatgcatgtattattattattattgtaaaaaacaaaggtctaattgaagaaattgtttctttttaatttcatatattacgTACCTTTTGCAGCACTGCCACCCTTAGCCGCACAATCCACACATTTGCAATCGGAGCAGGTGCAATTTCCCTTGTCGTCCTTACCTAAAATACAAGAATTAAAACTAGAACgatatataataatcaatgattttgttggttaattaaaatatcaaaaaacgttataagttttttaaatgttaaaaaattctttaaattacttttatgtacaaaaaagTTTGCGACAAAGCAACACAATgtgtaatttgaaattaaaattaagtaataactgAAAGAAAATgattgtttctttttaattttaaactcaaCTTACCCCCTGATTTCGCAGCATTGCCACGCTTAGCAACGCAATCTGTGCAGCTGCATTTCTCGCAGGTGCAATTTCCTTTGTCGTCCTTAGCtgcaatatataaatttaataaaatataataaaaataaaatacaaatagaaTTAACAAACCTCCTGATTTAGCACCGCTGCCACCCTTAGCCACACAATCCACACATTTGCAATCGGTGCAGGTGCAATTGCCTTTATCGTCCTTGGCTAGAAtacaagaatttaaattagaacgGTGTTTTACTAAACATATCATCATCATAAtgattttactgattaattaacatcCCAACTAACATTTTAGGTTTTAGAAATTAGGATTTAAAGATTCAACTAAAGGGAagtaattgttgtttattttttatttaaatttaacttaccTCCTGATTTTGCAGCATTGCCACCCTTAGCCACGCAATCCGTACATTTGCATTCAATACAGGTGCAGTTTCCTTTGTCGCCCTTATCTACAACACAAGATTTTAAACTAGAACAGTATATTATAATGATATTACtgagtaattaatattctaacaaACATATTAGGTTTTATAAAAGTTGTGAACCCTTTTAAACggattttttatctaaaaagttaaaaaaaatttcatatataatatgtgaatattcgatataatttagaaattaaaattaaatataaatgtaatattattattattattgattataatgataagatttaaagatttaacaaaagaaaaataatgcttttttatttttaattttaaatttaacataccTCCTGATTTCGCAGCATTGCCACCCTTAGCCACGCAATCCGTGCATTTGCATTTAACGCAGGTGCAATTTTCTTTGTCTTCCTTGGCtagaatagaatagaattataaattaaatgtaagagcaatattgttattataattattgaatattatataataaaccaaatgaaaataatgcttttaatttaaacttaacgTACCTCCTCCTGATTTCGCAGCATTGCCACCCTTAGCAACACAATCTGTACATTTGCATTCGATGCAAGTGCAATTTCCTTTGTCGTCCTTAGCTGgaatacaacaatttaaactataatagTCAATATTACTGGTTAATTAATATcccaacaaacatttttggttttattctttgagaaaactattaaaattgcttttgtattaaaatattatgtggtCTGTTATTTATTAGTCAAATATCCAATAATTCCAGGAAATCAAAtactattttacaacaaatttgtaatttaaattgggttaaattattagtaatatggAGTTAGTACCAAAAACTAccttaaaatcattttaaatctaaacaatggtgctttttatcaaaaacaaataattcttAACAAAACggctatataaaattatttttattcagataaatttgctgataatacattttttatagatattctattttaaaatttacttttttttacgATTCGATAAAAtgtttagttataataaatttttatctaattcttttttaaattcatcatatttattgttattaaattattatataaattatgtattaattaattaattgggttATACAGTAAGATCTCCTTCATCACTTTTGAATAGAATAAGATAAATAAGTAGAacctataataaaaaatatgcatgatGTTATGAATCTTACTAAATAACTAccaactatattttaaaatggaaagtGTGGACTTGTGATACCTCAATAAACTAGTCTGTCCTGAAATTCAGCTCCCACATATCTAAATATGACTAACCAGATCTTCAGTGaccttaaaaaacaaattgtaaaattaaaagatttttgtgcctttttataaatatgttcaagtattgaaaaatgtttgttgggAACtgcatgaaataatattacattggTATGTGTGTTTATCTTATTAGAacttaattttgaacattttagaaaattcaaattttttaggtATCACCTCatgatgtaaaaattaaaattagatgcTTAACActaatatagtattattaaatttactaaattattattaactaagcGTACCTCCAGATTTAGCAGCATTGCCACCTTTAGCAACGCAATTTGAACATTTGCATTCGATGCAAGTGCAATTTCCTTTGTCGTCTTTACCTGCAacagaattgtttaaattaaaacaacataatcatgttgcaatattatattttattctcatGGAGCATTCATCGACCCCTTCGAAATACGTCTccattttataggttttaaaggttgaaaaaataaaaaattttcaaaaacatttcttcacataaataaagctctaattcaaaaattggttaaataaGCTGCTGTTTTTCAAGTTGTTAATTGCTAATGAACTTtacgaataaaatattataaatttatttagtttttagaaaaacattaatttttcaaattatgcctttttaatttttgattttttttcctatttattacaaatgtttaaaaaaagaataagtaAATCTTTGATGAGATTTGCTGCATTAATTCCAGAATGAAcgaagttttatttgtaaaaagatcaataatcaaaattggaaacaattgaaatataataattaattattaaaatttatttggttggtttttaaaaaaataaaagatgtgTTTGGAAATAGACACATATTTTATAGGCTAATATTaagatatgaaattttatcgaaattaggggttcaaaattaatagtttaataattcattaaaatgtgaTCTCTAAACGTTTGAAATATACTCACCCTCACCCTTCGCAGTGCACTCCGGGCAATTACATGGCTTGCATTTGCAGTTTCCTTTAcctataacaatttatttaaataaacattatacatTAACAACGTTGGATGTTTGAATACTATAAATCTTACCTTTTGCCATTGAAACGCAATCAGGGCATTTACATGGTTCGCATTTGCAGTTTCCTTTGTCGGCTTTATCTGTAATatgatgttttaaatttgaactattttttaataaacattaagtacagtcataaatttttataggcgaataaataattaattatttaaaatcacctTTTACTGACACCAATGCTAGAGGAAGTAATaccataatattaatattttaaagatgcaTACCTTTTTCTTTAGAAACGCAGTCTGTACATGCGCATGGTTCGCATTTGCAGGTACCTTTGTCTACTTTTTCACCTTTTTTAGCTTTATCTGTAACACGAGTTATAAACGAATGTAGGAATCATATAGGTAATTAGTGggaacattattatttaaggcagttactattttattataaaaacaacttcACAGTTGTGATAACCATATTGAGTGAATTTATTACACCTttctttaaattgaaaattttatgcagTTAATCTCGaaatcaaaatacaaaaaaagcaCACCTACCTTCAGCTTTTTTCTCTGATGGTTTATTTTTACCCTGACACTCGACACATATACAATCTAAACAGATACAGTTTGATTCCTTTTGAGGTTTCTTGTCTGATTTCTCCTTGGTTGGTTCCTTATCCTTCTTTTCCTCTTTCCCTGAAGCTTGAACACCGCATTCGGCgcacaaacattttatacagGTGCAGTTCGGACCTTTTTTCTCATCAGCGGCTTTGCCTTCACCACCATAACTGCATGGTTTACATTCacacctaaaatatttaatttaatcgaaTGTtccaatatattaacaaagaaaaattatttactttgtacATTTACAGCTCTTCTCGGTCCCAGTTCCACCTACGAAATTTGtacattagttttattttattatgacaagcaattaattctacacaaggtgatttacttaaattaatcattagaaATAGAAGTAGAAGTAGTAGTTAGTCAATCTGAAATTTTGATTGCTTCTATAGCATTatgttatctattttttaaataatttcaatgcaCCACTTCCGGCTCAACCGGAGGTAACATCTTTTTTGCGTAAATATTATTCGttataatagtatttttttcaaattatgaaatttttgaacatacattaagaaaaatatattctcttaagaattattaagccaaaatattaaacaagatGTTTGTAATTTGCGCTTATTTTTTTCCTACTTTAAACGCTACTTTCTtactttaaatgaaaatatctgTCTActcagaattttaatttttatagatgtTTTAGCATATTGTGcacctattattattattatattataaaaactttgtgGACATGGcggtttgaaattaattttaatttcttacagTTAAGTGAAAACGCCTTAGACACAttttggatgggtgaaatctcgtgcgttcgcgtcaccgacatgcttataccaatatatctgtagctatacagttGATGTATAGTgttgtgtatatcttataagtgaaattgaatggatttggtaaaaaattgtatatatactgtgcattgttgaaatagtttttttgtttgattattactTGAATGACCatgtccaatgatcgaaaactcaATACtaccaaatataaaacaacaattgatgtcatttttataatgatgTTTTACCCTAAAGTAGGGAACAAATAAGCAGAAGTACCTGATAGTACACGCTTTTGTTAATATACGGTTGATGATTTAAGGTTGATTTAGTCCTGTATAAACTTCCAATGTTTCATTTAGTTGAACTACCCGGCACAAAAAgagtatatttaatactgtGCTTTTTTAAGGCTAAGAAATTATGACTTAAAAgttttctgtttattaaaaatgtatatgtgtCGTATAAATTACCTGAGTTCGGACAGCTACATGGTGTCGGTGGACAAGTACATGATCCTGGATTAGATTGACTTCGCCTTGACGATTCTAAAgctttaacaaaaattgtaaaaaatcattgaatAATATGTAgtgtaagtttatttaaatttggaacaaTGAACTTACCCACAGAACAATCGCAAGGAGGTGGACATTCACATATTTCTTCATCCAAATCtcctaaaaaatatagtgttatgtacaaatattaataaatgttgttctttttatcttaaataccGGTCGTATCCGCATACGATTTTGATGCACCTTGTGTGTGCATGCAGTCCGCACATTTGCAAGTTTCGCAGTagcaaattgatttttgagtCATCATCGTACTGCCACTCGGACATTCGTCACCGCACTCACAGTAGTCTTCGTCATCCGGCGCCCCTTCGCCTGTTACATCGAATCAAAGTTTGTTATAAGTGctgaaaaatcaatgaaatataCCTAGACATATATTAATGTCGTCACAATTGCAATAATCCTCCTCGGTATCCCATACCGATGACTGGGCCTCACATTGACAGCCTGTATTGCCGCAGTCGCAGAAGCCCTCCGATTTTTTGGGGTTGTCCCGGTCACATTCTTTACAGGGACATGGCACGATACACGTACAATCGTTGTTTTTGGTCATAGCTTATTGTATGCTTTTTTACATGTTATGAATGATTAACTATTGGTgagatactttaaattttgtggaTGACATTTCTAAAGGGAGAAAAGTGACGTTTGAAATGAACTATTGTTTGATTATGTCTTCAATTCGGTAATCATTGTTGTGAACAATTTAacagagaaaatattgtagattcaatttatttatcttgttaGATTCATGTGAATTAAAAAGAcaacgattttattattattattattatgatgaaTATATCGACTGATTCTCATTTAACGTcagtttattgtattaattgtatCCTTACAGaagtaaatactaaaaataataattgtttttgtcacatattctttattattattatttattatattctattatatatattttttttctacaatttagtgaaatttttatttattaagtaaagatatataaatttcagaaCATTCTacgaagtaattttaaaattgtagcaatacaaaatatatcaagTATCTAACTGTCAAATTGAACTCAACAGTCTATTAGTTTGACTTATTCTCAGACTGGTCGTACTATGATTCAGACAATCGTAGCaagtgttatattttttttgttttaattatacaatgttATAATAGCGTCTATAGGTACTTTACACCAAAACATTTTACACCCGAGTATTAAAGACTgctctaaaaactaaaaaacctACTGGGCCATGGTTTATTCGGATAAATCTATGGAGGTAAGTGGATAAAATTACTTGACAGTACATTTGGCATGTGCCAAAAACGAAATTCACGGGTTCACTAATCTTTAGCCAATCAAGCGAAAATTCCCCGTAAAATCGAAAATTCCAGTGGAGAAGAACGAAGGGGAAAGCGTAGACTTCCGACGATTTGTTGACGACTACAGCAAATTATTCGGTAAAAGCACATCGAACTTCGGCGATCCCCATTCGTACTTTCGGCACACGCTGCGCAATCGTGAAAAGGAGGATTTACTTAGGGACCTACGTGTGGCCGAGCAATTCCTGCGAGAGGCTAAATCCACCGGGAACGTAAAGAAAGTGAGTGACTGCTGGAGGTGGGGCTTTTTTAAAACGTTAACTTTTCTAGAAAGTAAATAAGAAACTGAGATATTCATTAACCGCCAGAAGCCCGCGTTTATCAGAGAATCAAGACGAACAAAGACTGTCAAGCAGATCAGAAAAAGGAAAGAAGCAATTGTACTCTCCAAAATTTGAGGTACAACGTGCATATGTTGACTGTTAGCAGTTTTACATCtaaacacaattattttttttcttaaaggcCGGTGATTTTCCTAAgcccaatttattatttaaagagttAAAACCAGAAGAAGCAGGTGATTCACCTCGCTATCTTAAAGACAAACTTGTAGTCGATCTATACATTAATCAACATCAAGAGGAGGAGGAAAAATCTTCGGAAACCGAAGAAACACACGAAGTCTATCTTCCAGAAACCGTTTTAGAAGAAGAGGAACCAGAACCACAGGTGCCACAGGAGGAAAAGGACAAAGCTGCAGAGATGTCTGACGAAGAGGAAGTGACGGAGCCTACCGAGGCGGAGATGGATACCGAGGGTGAAGCTGAGGGTGATGATATGGAGGAAGTAGAGGCAATGATTAAGCAAGCATCTCAGGAGTTAGAGCAGGTCGCTGAGGAGAACCAGCAGCTGCTTGATGCACTCGGAGAAGACAGTATTTATCTGtttatagtattattttaaataatttaatggtttGAAATTATAGAGGATGATGAAGACACTGGTTCGGTTTTCGCCTACGATTCAAAAATCGATGAGAAGGTCCTCAGGGAGTTGGAAGAGTGCGAACGACAGGCTAAATGTACTGCGGAAGTAATCACCACAATCAAAAAACGAGTCGCTGAACTTATGCAAAAGGACAAAATGACTGAGGTACtgtctaaaacaatttaaagtaatctcaaattattattctaagcTACTtgtagataaatttttattatcgacaagtaaataattaagtttgtcTTTCTTTTTAGGGCGAAGCGAAGGAACTGGAGCGTATGAACAAAGAGCTCAAGGCTCAGATGGTCATATTCGAGGAGAAGACGAGACGCATACAGCAGCTAATTGCTCAGGCGAACCTTTTCGAAAATTACAAGTCTCCCAGACCAGCTCTGGAGATACCCCGGGATGAGGATCGTCTGCCCAAAGTGATTGTGTGCGGCGCTACTGAGAACGACATGCCCAAGATAATTGTGTGCCATGATAAAAGCAAGCAAAAACGGAGCGATCCTTGCGCACCTGGTCCGCTGCCCCAGCAACAGCAGATGATGGGCGGGGCACCGTTTTTGCTTGCGCAGAACGCCATGGGGATGGGCGGCATGAGACCGCCGCCTACAGTTTGCGGTCCGCCAGGAACACCGGGTGTTACCACCGGATACGGAGCATACGGCGGCATGGGTGGTGGAGCTCCTGGTGGAATGGGTGGTGGAGTTCCTGGTGGAATGGGTGCCGGAGCAGCAGGCTGTGTACGTGTCGGAGCGTCTTGTGGAGTAGGTTCAATGCCTCCACCAGGAACTATGGTATGTATATTAAgtgaagattaattaatttactttaactcttttaattttgtagaatGTAGTACCCCAATTGGCTCAAACTTTAAACGAAAGCTTTTGCATGCAAGAGAAGCTTGCTAATGAAAATCAGAATCTAGAGGGAATGAGGTAAGTCATCAATGGTGgtgtgttttatattttaagattggTATTTATACGTCACTGTCATTGTCAAACGTTTGGTAAGTCtgttacaaaaatttcaagtgAACTTCTTTCATTTCCCAGATACAAGCTCCAATCCGACCTGGCGGCCCAAGATACCACCGTAGAATGTCTTCAATCGCAACTGGAGAATCTCCGTGCGGAGATGCGGATGATTTGCAAGGAAAATTCTTTGCTTACGGAAAAACTAATGGTTTGTTAATGATGACTTTCACtacttactatatttttaataattttcttaatagcAACAACAAAAGCCGCAGCAGCAACAATGCCAGCCAGCGGAGAAACCACGTGCAGTCTGTGAACGAGGTGggacaacaaaataatcaatataatcaTATAAACAAACTACCATTATAATAGGTAATCGTGGTACAATTGAAACACGACTACGTCAGTACACAGACACGACAGAGAATTTGGAGAAGCAACTTGCTGCTATGGAACGTGACGTTCGGAATATTCAATGCGATTTACGGGGAGTACAACGTGAACGTCAACATCTCGAGCAACATCGACGAAAAGCTACTACACCAGCACCGCCTCAAGAGAAAAGTCATACCTGTTCACCACCCTCTCTGACTACGGTAAGAAAATGCAATTGCTCATCCAGGAAGTGAGTTAATGGAAACATGCTGTACGGAATCTGAACTAGGGTGACACCAAAGCAAATACTTCCACGGCGAAGGAGTATTTGGATTATAGTGATAGTGTTGGAAGacgataaaatatacatttcatattaaatagctttgatctttattttattgttaatacttAACTGTATTGGTGTGATTTGCTTTAAGCTatagaatttcataataaCTATTACATATTACAGGGTTCACAAAATCAACAACTATGTGAGATACGGGAGCAATACTGTCGTTTGCAGGATGACTTTAAAAGTAAGCTGTGTGAAGTGGCTGGATTACGAGCTGAcaatgaaaagtttaaaagcTGCATCGCTCAGATGGAACAAGATAAACGTGCAGCTGAAGATAAGGTCAGGGAACTAGAGGTTGAAATCAAAGAACTTTCTGGAAAggtactaattataattactgaaactgcttattatattttattgttgtaggGATTTAACAAAGAAAGCTTAGTAGAAATGGAACAAGAACTCCGAGTGGCTAGACAACGATTTAGAGAAGCTCAAGACGAATTGGAGGAATTGCGAGCCTTAATTGAGGACCACCAAAGCCAACTTGATGATTACAggaataaagtatttattaaatgctgtttatttcatttagtaTATCTAAAATGTTGTTCAGTATATCGTAGCTCAACAGGAGGTGGAAGAACAACGGCGCCATATCGACATGATGGAACTGGAAAACGGACGAGTCAGCGAGCAAGTCAACTTGGAGATCCAACGAGTTAAAAATCAGTTCCAAGAAAAGTTGCAAGAGTTGACCCCATTGCCTGACGTTTTGCGCTGCACTCAGACGAAGCTGCAGGAGGCTCAACAAATGCACATGCTGGCCGAACGCAACAACGAGGCGATGGCCCGTGAACTGCAACTTTACAAGGACAAAATTGCCGAAATGGCTCGGGAACTGAACGAACTGCGTGGTGACGATGATGAGGCTGCAATGTCCCTCAAAATCGAACAACTTAATAAAACGATTGAGGATTTGAATGCGGATCTGGCCGTTTGTCGCCAGGAACTGACCAAGACCACCTCCTTGGCGGACGAAAAGGATCGATTGGCTCAGGCCAAACTGCACGAGATCGCACAGCTTCAAGCTCAGCTTGAAGGAGTGCGCGAGGAGTCGGCTCGACAAGTGGCTCGCACCAAGGACAGATGTGAAACAGTGCGCCGTTCTATGCAAAATCAAATCTCAGGTAAAATTGTGAATTCAAATACTTTGATGTAACCAATAATGGTCACCTTAGGCTGTTACTTACGGTTGATTGATGTTGATTACAGATTTGGAACGTCAGTTGGCGCTGAGCAGGGCAGCTGCACGCACTGCTCAGAAGGACCGCGACGAGATTCGTCAGAAAATGCAGGCGCAGATCAACAATCTGAATGAAAACTTTGAAGATGCGCAGATGCGCATCCGCAATTTGCAGGGTCacgtaaattttttgaaatcgtCGTATGATACTGTCTTTTCAGCAGCCGGCGATGACGCCACGAAAAACGCCAATCAAGATTCCTGTTATTGCGGCCTGGaagattaaacaattaatcgtTTGTTATGTTTTGGTCGCTTTGTCCCTGTTCattcattcaataaaatatttgatatttgaacatttttattatttagtttgattatttaatcacACCACTTTGCATTGTAAagtaagataatttatttataaaaaatatacaatacaattatatataattataattattttaaaatatacattaataatatatgtacaaaacagaattaatttcctatctaattgattttgttcaGCAGGTTAGGGACGATTTCAGCCACTGAAAGAAAAACCATATCATTATCATAAAAGCAtatcaatgttatttttatgaacttaCTTCTGCTAAATTGAGTTTGACGCTGCCATTTTGGAGAGGATCCTTGGCCTCAAATATATCTACAAAACAAAAAGCAATGACATTTTAttatcagtttttttaatagagaAACTTACTGAATGCAACGGTGAGATGCAATATAGCGGATACGAAGTCGCCGAAGCGTAAGGTCCCATCTTTGCGCATGTAGCGTAGAATAAGCGTAGCTAAAACATCGCTGCTGAGCTGGAAGCCCACTTCGAGGACGGCATCCCGCAGACGTTCCGCTTTCAGTATGCCCGTCTTCTCTTTCGAGTGATTTTTGAACGCGGTCTGCCAAAACTTCAGGCTGCACATCAAGTCCTTGAAGTCTCCGAACTTTAATCGACCCGTACCGGAACTCTGCGAAATGTTACGTTGTTAAATCTAGATTTTGCTGACGTAGGAGGTACTTACATCAAAAGTGAGGACTACTTGTCGACAGACCTCAATAGAGGCACAACTTTTGATGTAGTCGTTGGGCAAACAAGCGTCCAACAGCTCCTGCAGCTCAAACGCATTGACGGTTCGATGCTCGTCGGCCAGTTGCAGAAAAACCGACTCGTACTGACTGAAGCTCTTGCCGTCCAAAAGTGGTGGCGCTTTAACCACGGCTGACTTAATTTGACACGGCACGGTGTCCAACAATTTCAACTTGAGTGGCTTACACGAATAAACTCGTAGCGTGAAACCTGACTCTTGACCTGGCTCAAAGGTTGTGGGTAGTATTAGATAACCCCCTTGCTCCAGCTGGCACCGATGACTAACCTACaacataatcatttattaacaCATGAAAACATGATAAATAAGCTGAGATTACTTACCTGACGACTGTTGGAGTACTGAGAGTTGAGCAGTGACTTGTTCTTCTTGAAAAAAGCTTTACCAATCGTCTCCGTTGTGGTTTTGGGCAGAGAATAGGCGGAAAATCCGATCACCTTCGGCTCCATGATGCTGTGTTGGTTCAGCGACACCACCACCTCCTCCAATTCGCTCAGCAACAGTTGCAGTTGCGGATTTATGTGAAACGTGTCCGGGTTGTTGCGACAACCGCCCGCCGACACTCCCTTGAGCCAGTTGCCTTGGTACAAGCGCATTTGCCACGTGTTTTTGTTGTGCAAAGTGGGTTCGTCGCGGCTCGTGTCGCTGTCCAGATGCACGACGCCCAAGTGGGTGAACGTCTGCACAAAATCACCGTAGGACATCCAGAACTCGCCGTCGCCCAGTTTGCCGCGGACACGTTCCGCCTCCGTATCGTTCAGTTCGGAC includes these proteins:
- the LOC109601658 gene encoding balbiani ring protein 3 isoform X1, translating into MTKNNDCTCIVPCPCKECDRDNPKKSEGFCDCGNTGCQCEAQSSVWDTEEDYCNCDDINICLGEGAPDDEDYCECGDECPSGSTMMTQKSICYCETCKCADCMHTQGASKSYADTTGDLDEEICECPPPCDCSVALESSRRSQSNPGSCTCPPTPCSCPNSGGTGTEKSCKCTKCECKPCSYGGEGKAADEKKGPNCTCIKCLCAECGVQASGKEEKKDKEPTKEKSDKKPQKESNCICLDCICVECQGKNKPSEKKAEDKAKKGEKVDKGTCKCEPCACTDCVSKEKDKADKGNCKCEPCKCPDCVSMAKGKGNCKCKPCNCPECTAKGEGKDDKGNCTCIECKCSNCVAKGGNAAKSGAKDDKGNCTCIECKCTDCVAKGGNAAKSGGAKEDKENCTCVKCKCTDCVAKGGNAAKSGDKGDKGNCTCIECKCTDCVAKGGNAAKSGAKDDKGNCTCTDCKCVDCVAKGGSGAKSGAKDDKGNCTCEKCSCTDCVAKRGNAAKSGGKDDKGNCTCSDCKCVDCAAKGGSAAKDKGDKGGSKSADKNADQKCTCGDCPCNPCERGGGKEGGKDKCKCGQCLCPSCPGKNESSKARPENCTCKECVCKECEGTGQHKEKCKCDPCICPSCKLPGGKGDTAADFMFPAAKPAEDCDCIICTEKKKLSGGPDKCADRDPSPPLIELHKRSSGAGEGCDCDDCTSKKRAKNKRKKAKKCAAPPNVFRCEDEGKKDNKQEKNCGIDKSMSKMKAELSQLEEQCRAKDVIINLMTEEFKTRVSEDYVYNLVNKDGDETSVDMSNFEVLDVRRCALDSLIIKWAPPKSEKIEGYEVHIDNALKQKLSKQRTMVMLNNINLTQDVEISVFAIIDKTPWDPPAMALYKVCK